CACCAAACCGCTCTCTACTGCATTAAATGAATGCTTCAATACTGTTTGATTACAGTAATTCTTAATTCGCTCATCATTTGGGCCGAGACCTTCAGGATTTTGCTCAGTCCCCAAAATAGGTATATCCAAAAGTCTTGTGAGCTCTGCCAAAAATATTGCACCACCCAGCACAGCATTTCCCTCATCAATGCTAGGAAGTAAATGGGTCTGATAATCAACTAAGATGAGCGCACTAGTAGCAGAATTAAACATGGGACTGTTAAAGTTCTATTTTCTTAGCGGTCTTGGGTAAACGAAGAGCTAAATTATTAAGGTAATGCGCAATTAATTCGTCTGCACTTTTGCCGAATATGCGAATGCGGCCGGTATGGTTTAGAAGTAACACCCCCACTATATGAGCAAAGATAGCAGTAACTTCAACATCTATCTCTTTATCAGTGAAACCTAAGTTACTTAGTGCCAACTCTTGAGGACGCATTGCATCTTTCAGTCGAGCATTTAGCTCTGAGTCCCATTCGTTTGTCAAACCACGCGGTTTCATACCCTGAAAAAGGTAAAAACCTAAATCTAAATCACGAGGATTGTCTCGATAAAATTGATGAAAGGCTAAGACACTTTTTTGCAGCTCATGAAAGTGATTTTTCGATGCGCCCACATCATCCAACGAAATAGCAACATCGGCCTGTTGGATAAAGTCGTTTAGACGTTCTAATGACTCAGCAAGTAAAGCACCATAAATCTCTTCCTTGCTTCCGAAGTAACTGTAAATAGCACCAGCCGTATAGCCCGCGCGCTTAGCAATCTCTCGCATGCTGACGGCTTCCAAACCGAGCTCAATGAATACAGATCTAGCAGCGCTCAATATGTGACTGCGCTTCACCTCGACAAGGGCCTGTCGACGAAGATCCTGTGCTGAAACGGAGGGCTGATTCATACTTGAATTATACATATGTTTATATTATTGAACAGCGTTCAATTTATGTGTATGATTTGCCTTAAATCCCATTTTTACGCCAATTTCTTTGTAGGTATCCACATGAGTCAAAGCACCTCCCAATTTATGAACAGCAAGGACTATCAAGAGTCTTTGCGGGCACTAAAACCGACTGTTTATGCGATGGCCGACTCATCGATTCCGTTGCAGACGAGCCTTCTCTTAAGCCTGGGGTTCAAGCATTAGGCGTCACCTATGCCATGGTTCATGATGCTGCGTTAGCACCGTTAATGTTGGCAGATCAAGATGGAAAATCCGTGCCACGCATGCTACACATTAATCAATCATCCGGCGATCTACTGAATAAGTTAGAAGCGGTACGTGTGCTGTGCCAAGAAACAGGCTGCGCACAACGCTACTTAGCGCATGATGCTTTGAATGCGCCGGGGCAAGTAAGCGCTCGTATTGATGATGCAAAAGGCAGCAACGAACATCGAGCGAAGTTTTATGAATACCTCTCTCATGTGCAAAAAAATGATCTCGCTTTAGGGATTGCCATGACAGACGCGAAAGGTGATCGCTCACGCAGGTCGCACGAGCAAGCAAACCCGGATACTTATGTTCATATCGTTTCTCAAGATGCAAAAGGGGTAGTCATCTCTGGTACAAAAGCCATTGTGACTGGCGGGCCCCCTATATGCATGAGTTCTTGGTAATGCCTGGACGCAATATGACGAAGGAAGATGCAGCTTTTGCAATCTGTTGTGCCGTTCCAGTCGATGCCAAAGGGATTACGATTGTCGCGCGGCCAGCAGGTCGGCCAGGCGATAAGGTAGAGCACGGTAAACCCTTGTTCTCCAGCAAGTATGGCCAATCCACTGGCGCGGTAATTTTCGATAACGTATTTGTAGCCTGGGAGCGTGTTTTTTATGCTGGTGATTGGGAGCATTCCAGCGTATTGACATATAGCTATGCATCGTCATAGCTGTATTGCCGCACGAGCTGGCTTTGGAAATCTTTTAATCGGCGCAGG
The nucleotide sequence above comes from Polynucleobacter necessarius. Encoded proteins:
- a CDS encoding TetR/AcrR family transcriptional regulator, with protein sequence MNQPSVSAQDLRRQALVEVKRSHILSAARSVFIELGLEAVSMREIAKRAGYTAGAIYSYFGSKEEIYGALLAESLERLNDFIQQADVAISLDDVGASKNHFHELQKSVLAFHQFYRDNPRDLDLGFYLFQGMKPRGLTNEWDSELNARLKDAMRPQELALSNLGFTDKEIDVEVTAIFAHIVGVLLLNHTGRIRIFGKSADELIAHYLNNLALRLPKTAKKIEL